A single region of the Bacillus cereus genome encodes:
- a CDS encoding DUF1189 domain-containing protein — protein MSIFKQLAKSVYSPKDMALFRFQKIGKTILYIILLCLITTIPRTFLYGSVIQDGVNMVNKVIEKDLPDFKIENGELTADIDQPIEKEDGNALFVFDPNSTDLEKYQNKTGLFVLKDKVVSMGNGQTQTYSYNDLLGASLEKKDLQDFISLFDSIYPILLFVIGFLLYLFQLFITFVGVTLLAFIGSAMSGQRKLSYKQVWTLTAYSYTIPTIFFMVMDLFKINVPGATFIYIAVVLIVLYLTIKEVPKPKDKQEL, from the coding sequence ATGTCCATTTTTAAACAGCTAGCAAAAAGCGTATATTCGCCTAAAGATATGGCGCTTTTCCGTTTTCAAAAAATCGGTAAAACCATTTTGTATATTATACTTCTTTGCCTAATCACTACTATTCCAAGAACTTTCTTGTACGGTAGCGTTATCCAAGATGGTGTTAACATGGTAAATAAAGTGATTGAAAAAGATTTACCTGATTTCAAAATTGAAAATGGCGAACTAACAGCTGATATTGACCAACCTATCGAAAAAGAAGATGGAAATGCCCTTTTCGTATTTGATCCAAATTCAACAGACTTAGAAAAATATCAAAATAAAACAGGTTTATTCGTTTTAAAAGATAAAGTAGTCTCCATGGGAAATGGCCAAACACAAACATACTCTTATAATGATTTATTAGGTGCATCTCTTGAAAAGAAAGATTTACAAGATTTCATTTCGTTATTTGACAGTATTTATCCAATCTTACTATTCGTTATTGGGTTCTTACTGTACTTGTTCCAATTATTTATTACCTTTGTAGGAGTTACATTACTTGCCTTCATCGGTTCTGCAATGAGCGGTCAACGCAAATTATCTTATAAACAAGTTTGGACGTTAACTGCTTACAGCTACACAATTCCAACGATCTTCTTTATGGTTATGGATTTATTCAAAATAAACGTACCTGGAGCAACATTCATTTACATTGCAGTTGTTTTAATCGTTCTATACTTAACAATTAAAGAAGTTCCAAAACCAAAAGATAAACAAGAACTATAA